In Deinococcus proteolyticus MRP, a single genomic region encodes these proteins:
- a CDS encoding glycosyltransferase, whose translation MRAAQLVAGSFLAVKLGTLLVNAVTFPRLHGGPRPKDKPAPADLSDVSLLIPARNEARNLPHTLPGFLAQGAGEVLVLDDHSEDKTAELAREAGATVLSGQPLPPGWHGKPWACQQLGAAASGDVLVFTDADVTWQPGALAEAAAYFRESGADLMTVWPQQDNRAPGERILTPLVDDVLLSLLPWPLLAVPTPEAGAANGQVMMFRRACYDALGGHAAVRAELLEDVMFARAVKAAGGRLTLILGGGAVRVRMYRSYAESVTGFSKGLLSFHGGQRALLPASFALHLLTYTWPWLSGQRLLVAAGLLEGLAVRLLTRRTRPADLAEVLLTPLLPLLALPVYAQAARREVVWKGRVYAQDVPQGSAAQEAE comes from the coding sequence ATGCGGGCGGCGCAGCTGGTGGCCGGCAGCTTCCTGGCCGTCAAGCTGGGCACGCTGCTGGTCAATGCGGTGACTTTTCCGCGCCTGCACGGTGGCCCGCGCCCGAAGGATAAGCCGGCTCCGGCCGACCTGAGCGACGTCTCTCTGCTGATTCCGGCCCGCAACGAGGCCCGCAACCTCCCCCACACCCTGCCGGGGTTCCTGGCCCAGGGGGCCGGCGAGGTGCTGGTGCTGGACGACCACAGCGAAGACAAAACGGCCGAGCTGGCGCGGGAAGCCGGCGCTACGGTGCTGAGCGGGCAGCCGCTGCCGCCCGGCTGGCACGGCAAGCCCTGGGCCTGTCAGCAGCTGGGCGCAGCAGCCAGCGGCGACGTACTGGTGTTCACCGACGCCGACGTGACCTGGCAGCCGGGTGCCCTGGCCGAAGCCGCCGCCTACTTCCGCGAGTCGGGCGCCGACCTGATGACGGTGTGGCCGCAGCAGGACAACCGCGCCCCCGGTGAGCGCATCCTCACGCCACTGGTGGACGACGTGCTGCTGAGCCTGCTGCCCTGGCCGCTGCTGGCGGTGCCTACCCCCGAGGCGGGCGCCGCCAACGGTCAGGTGATGATGTTCCGCCGCGCCTGCTACGACGCGCTGGGCGGGCACGCGGCGGTACGGGCCGAACTGCTGGAAGACGTGATGTTCGCCCGCGCCGTCAAGGCAGCCGGGGGCCGACTCACCCTGATTCTGGGCGGGGGCGCGGTCCGCGTGCGGATGTACCGCTCCTACGCCGAGTCGGTGACCGGCTTCAGCAAGGGCCTGCTGAGTTTCCACGGGGGGCAGCGGGCGCTGCTGCCGGCCAGCTTCGCGCTGCATCTGCTCACCTACACCTGGCCCTGGCTGAGCGGCCAGCGCCTTCTTGTGGCAGCTGGACTGCTGGAGGGCCTGGCGGTCCGCCTCCTCACCCGCCGCACCCGCCCCGCCGACCTGGCCGAAGTGCTGCTGACCCCGCTGCTGCCGCTGCTGGCGCTGCCGGTATACGCCCAGGCGGCCCGGCGCGAGGTGGTCTGGAAAGGCCGGGTCTATGCCCAGGACGTTCCTCAGGGCAGCGCGGCGCAGGAGGCCGAATGA
- a CDS encoding VanW family protein — protein MKVISLLLSAGLALGAASAQAQTTQAQTNQAQATSAPNAQQSSVQARAAAPLVLSFQAQVPAYRAGQKTTVPVTRELRIPAERAAIIRQRGIITQSLGEDLDKWVRELASGGGARFEQQQQGQWVLVQYDRFKLDPEAARAALLAAVKDPAMKPAQAKVLSQTAPERDLNFFISRGITGHLGTGNTNYTGSSKARMTNIHVGASRFKDRLFEGGTFSFNQFLGPINRAAGFVDGLVIAGDRTEEGLGGGICQVSTTVFRSLYRAGLPVLERSPHSYQVGYYKPQGLDAAIYQPTLDLKFKNDTGGAIWFQTDWNDATGEFNVYAFGKPRDFEVRLSEPRIIKTIPAPADRTIVSSKLAAGQRQQIDWAMPGGTLEVDRLFVRDGQVFKKETLKSNYRPWPNIFLVGK, from the coding sequence ATGAAGGTTATTTCCCTCTTGTTGTCGGCGGGGCTGGCGCTGGGCGCCGCTTCTGCTCAGGCCCAAACTACTCAGGCACAGACTAATCAGGCCCAGGCCACCTCTGCCCCGAATGCTCAGCAATCCTCCGTGCAGGCGCGGGCCGCTGCGCCGCTGGTCCTGAGCTTTCAGGCGCAGGTGCCGGCTTACCGCGCCGGCCAGAAGACCACCGTGCCCGTGACCCGTGAACTGCGGATTCCAGCCGAGCGCGCCGCCATCATCCGACAGCGCGGCATCATCACGCAGAGCCTGGGCGAAGATCTGGACAAGTGGGTGCGGGAACTGGCCAGCGGCGGCGGCGCCCGCTTCGAGCAGCAGCAGCAGGGCCAGTGGGTGCTGGTGCAGTACGACCGCTTCAAGCTGGACCCGGAAGCTGCCCGCGCCGCGCTGCTGGCCGCCGTCAAAGACCCGGCCATGAAGCCCGCGCAGGCCAAAGTGCTGTCCCAGACGGCCCCCGAGCGCGACCTGAACTTCTTTATCAGCCGGGGGATTACCGGGCACCTGGGCACCGGCAACACCAACTACACAGGCAGCTCCAAGGCCCGCATGACCAATATTCACGTGGGCGCCAGCCGCTTCAAAGACCGTCTGTTCGAGGGCGGCACCTTCTCCTTTAACCAGTTCCTGGGCCCCATCAACCGTGCAGCGGGCTTTGTAGACGGCCTGGTGATTGCCGGCGACCGCACCGAAGAGGGGCTGGGCGGCGGCATCTGCCAGGTGAGCACCACGGTGTTCCGCAGTCTGTACCGCGCTGGTCTGCCGGTGCTGGAGCGCTCGCCCCACTCCTATCAGGTGGGGTACTACAAGCCGCAGGGCCTGGACGCCGCCATCTACCAGCCCACCTTGGACCTGAAGTTCAAGAATGACACCGGCGGGGCCATCTGGTTCCAGACCGACTGGAACGACGCCACCGGCGAATTCAACGTGTACGCTTTCGGCAAGCCCCGCGACTTCGAGGTGCGCCTGAGCGAGCCGCGCATCATCAAGACCATTCCCGCGCCCGCCGACCGCACCATTGTCAGCTCCAAGCTGGCCGCCGGTCAGCGTCAGCAGATCGACTGGGCGATGCCTGGCGGCACCCTGGAAGTGGACCGCCTGTTTGTCCGCGACGGTCAGGTGTTCAAAAAGGAAACCCTGAAGAGCAACTACCGCCCCTGGCCCAACATTTTCCTGGTCGGCAAATAA
- a CDS encoding phytoene desaturase family protein, with product MKRAPSSVIVVGAGFAGLAAALRLRRAGADVTVLDKLGTPGGKAALGYRDFSSGPTVVTMPQVFRALHARLGWAAPQLSPAVPTTRYQALDGRTFAPQALNVAGSLEPTLAQLSRAEAAHYTGLLRLSRQLYRDAASTFLFGPPPTLPALARYGLSHSWRAQPGRSLASLVQSGPFLTPFWLRFATYLGADPYRAPAVLHNVAWVELGGGVWHLTHPPGPEQASGLLGLAARMAAAAERLGVRFEYGTPVRRLRTEGRRVVAAHTDRGELHADAFVSAADVSLTQQWLGQHAPDRPQGVSGFAVQLRLPEDLGQAHHIFWPQEYRGEWQDIRAGRLPLDPTLYLHLDGRQGFLLVNAPATPRHAADRAGYAAYLLRRLQARLPLPVTGAHALSPADYARTAATGALYGNAPHGLSGSLRPGWQLAGPAGTLGNLRQVGGTVHPGGGVPLSLLSGWNGAGELLGLPYDPLGGPEFGSGTETA from the coding sequence ATGAAGCGTGCTCCATCCTCGGTCATCGTCGTCGGGGCGGGGTTCGCGGGGCTGGCTGCGGCACTCAGGCTGCGCCGAGCCGGGGCCGACGTGACCGTGCTGGACAAGCTCGGCACGCCCGGCGGCAAGGCGGCGCTGGGCTACCGCGACTTTTCCAGCGGTCCCACCGTGGTCACCATGCCGCAGGTGTTCCGGGCGCTGCATGCACGGCTAGGCTGGGCGGCGCCGCAGCTGTCGCCCGCCGTGCCCACCACGCGTTATCAGGCGCTGGACGGGCGTACCTTCGCCCCGCAGGCGCTGAACGTGGCCGGCAGCCTGGAGCCCACCCTGGCGCAGCTGAGCCGGGCCGAGGCAGCGCACTACACGGGGCTGCTGCGGCTGTCCCGCCAGCTGTACCGGGACGCCGCAAGCACCTTCCTGTTTGGACCGCCGCCCACACTGCCGGCCCTGGCCCGCTACGGCCTGAGCCACAGCTGGCGCGCCCAGCCGGGCCGCTCGCTGGCGTCGCTGGTACAAAGTGGCCCTTTTCTCACGCCGTTCTGGCTGCGTTTCGCCACCTATCTGGGGGCCGACCCCTACCGCGCTCCCGCCGTGCTGCACAACGTGGCTTGGGTAGAGCTGGGCGGCGGTGTGTGGCACCTGACCCACCCGCCGGGGCCGGAGCAGGCATCCGGGCTGCTGGGTCTGGCGGCAAGAATGGCCGCCGCAGCCGAGCGGCTGGGCGTGCGTTTCGAGTACGGCACACCGGTTCGCCGCCTGCGCACCGAGGGCCGGCGGGTCGTGGCCGCCCACACCGACCGGGGCGAGCTGCACGCGGACGCCTTTGTCAGCGCGGCGGACGTATCGCTCACCCAGCAGTGGCTGGGACAGCACGCCCCGGACCGCCCGCAGGGGGTGAGCGGCTTTGCCGTGCAGCTGCGGCTGCCAGAAGACCTGGGGCAGGCCCACCACATCTTCTGGCCGCAGGAGTACCGGGGCGAGTGGCAGGACATCCGTGCCGGACGGCTGCCGCTGGACCCCACGCTTTATCTGCATCTGGACGGGCGGCAGGGCTTCCTGCTGGTCAATGCCCCGGCCACGCCCCGCCACGCCGCCGACCGGGCCGGGTACGCCGCCTATCTGCTGCGCCGCTTGCAGGCTCGCCTGCCGCTGCCTGTGACCGGCGCGCACGCCCTCTCCCCTGCCGACTACGCCCGCACCGCCGCCACCGGAGCGCTTTATGGCAACGCCCCGCATGGCCTGAGCGGCAGCCTCCGCCCCGGCTGGCAGCTGGCCGGACCTGCCGGCACCCTGGGCAACCTGCGGCAAGTGGGCGGCACGGTCCACCCCGGCGGCGGCGTGCCGCTGAGCCTGCTGAGCGGCTGGAACGGCGCAGGGGAATTGCTGGGCTTGCCTTACGACCCACTGGGCGGGCCGGAGTTCGGCAGCGGGACCGAAACGGCATGA
- a CDS encoding phytoene desaturase family protein encodes MPDYDLIVMGAGHNALITAAYAARAGLKVGVFERRSMVGGAVSTEELVPGYRFDYGGSAHILIRLTPVVRELELSRFGLHYLELDPLFHCYDGDEFGAGPWYVYRDAERTAAELDSLFPGQGEAYRRFLHDWTPMAEAVAELFMSAPGPLDLGKMAMNSTGKGGNAARNLARILRPYGEVAREYFSEERVSSPLSWMAAQSGPPPSDPLSAPFLLWHPLYHKGGVARPKGGSGGLTRALARAIEAYGGEIHLSAAVQDILVEGGRAAGVRLAGGDTYTARAVVAGSHVLAAADALPDEYVPQAARDVRVGNGFGLVLRLALDGQVDYRHGQNEAGRTGLGLLVRDERQILRGYGDYLSGEPTRDPPIVAMSFSAVDDSLAPPGSDVLWLWAQYYPFELAQGSWATRTAEAREYVLNAFERYAPGTRDRIVGELVQTPQWLNDHLHLPRGNVMHLEMTMDQMFSLRPWLGAGMYRWPGLKNMYLTGASTHPGGGIMGASGRNAARVIVGDLTRRGWR; translated from the coding sequence ATGCCGGACTATGACCTGATTGTGATGGGGGCGGGCCACAACGCCCTGATTACCGCTGCCTACGCGGCCCGTGCCGGACTGAAGGTGGGGGTGTTCGAGCGGCGGTCTATGGTGGGAGGAGCGGTCAGCACCGAGGAGCTGGTCCCCGGCTACCGCTTCGACTACGGCGGCAGCGCCCACATCCTGATTCGGCTGACCCCGGTGGTCCGCGAACTGGAACTGAGCCGCTTCGGGCTGCACTACCTGGAACTGGACCCGCTGTTTCACTGCTACGACGGCGACGAATTCGGGGCCGGGCCGTGGTACGTGTACCGCGACGCCGAGCGCACGGCCGCCGAACTGGACAGCCTCTTTCCCGGTCAGGGCGAAGCGTACCGCCGCTTCCTGCACGACTGGACCCCGATGGCCGAAGCGGTCGCGGAGCTGTTCATGTCGGCCCCCGGCCCGCTGGACTTAGGCAAAATGGCGATGAACTCCACCGGCAAAGGAGGGAATGCAGCCCGCAACCTGGCGCGGATTCTGCGCCCCTACGGTGAGGTGGCCCGCGAGTATTTCAGCGAGGAGCGGGTGAGCAGTCCGCTCAGCTGGATGGCGGCCCAGAGCGGTCCTCCACCGTCCGACCCCCTCAGTGCGCCCTTTTTGCTGTGGCATCCGCTGTACCACAAGGGCGGCGTGGCGCGGCCCAAGGGCGGCAGCGGCGGCCTGACGCGGGCACTGGCGCGGGCGATAGAGGCTTACGGCGGCGAGATTCACCTCAGTGCGGCCGTGCAGGACATTCTGGTGGAAGGCGGGCGGGCCGCTGGGGTGCGGCTGGCGGGGGGTGACACCTACACCGCCCGCGCCGTGGTGGCCGGGTCGCACGTGTTGGCGGCGGCAGACGCCCTGCCGGACGAGTACGTGCCGCAGGCCGCCCGCGACGTGCGGGTGGGCAATGGCTTCGGGCTGGTGCTGCGGCTGGCGCTGGACGGGCAGGTGGACTACCGCCACGGGCAGAACGAAGCGGGGCGCACCGGCCTGGGCCTGCTGGTGCGCGACGAACGCCAGATTCTGCGCGGCTACGGCGACTACCTGAGCGGCGAACCCACCCGTGACCCGCCCATCGTCGCCATGAGTTTCAGCGCGGTAGACGATTCGCTGGCCCCGCCGGGGTCGGACGTGCTGTGGCTGTGGGCGCAGTATTACCCCTTCGAGCTGGCCCAGGGCAGCTGGGCGACCCGCACTGCCGAGGCCCGCGAATACGTGCTGAACGCTTTCGAGCGCTACGCTCCCGGCACCCGTGACCGCATCGTGGGCGAGCTGGTCCAGACCCCGCAGTGGCTGAATGACCACCTGCACCTGCCACGCGGCAACGTGATGCACCTGGAAATGACGATGGACCAGATGTTCTCGCTGCGGCCCTGGCTGGGCGCGGGCATGTACCGCTGGCCGGGCCTGAAGAACATGTACCTGACCGGAGCCAGCACCCACCCCGGCGGCGGCATTATGGGCGCGTCGGGGCGCAACGCGGCGCGGGTCATCGTAGGCGACCTGACCCGGCGGGGCTGGCGGTGA
- a CDS encoding carotenoid biosynthesis protein translates to MTYLQFHLVFIVPPLLLLLWLTARRSGPLAGEYCRDDRWTRLWLGVLLAVAFVYTTPWDNYLVYVGGWEYPPERVLGTVGYVPYEEYAFFLLQTLLSSLLLLWLMRRSGTPAQVSPRPGLTRWGMATLWLGGAMLGAAALVSGYAPATYFGLITAWALPVLAGQWAFGGDLILGRARLFWTAVTLPTLYLWAADAFALHNGIWSVSDALTLGPKVGPLPLEEMLFFLVTNLLVVTGLMLFLHPQALRRLEGARPFLKPWLGLLAGYLLLKIPVPLWPAGFPLLATLSTGALFGAALLYAAERVGWGRAAGLAALCFGAGWAVEYLGSTTGFPFGRYSYAGAPGLTLLGVPLLVPLGWFALTLAATVLSRGRPWLAGLLLAAWDVGLEPLMTSQGFWTWSDPAPLWAGAPLQNFVGWWAVGSLLSLAVTRIAPELRRPAGSGPDLSLAYLTELFFLPGGLLLLGQPGAAAVTLLAMLAALALARRLTPDARLGGA, encoded by the coding sequence ATGACCTACCTGCAATTCCACCTCGTGTTTATCGTGCCGCCGCTGCTGCTGCTGCTGTGGCTGACCGCCCGGCGCAGCGGCCCGCTGGCCGGCGAGTACTGCCGCGACGACCGCTGGACCCGGCTGTGGCTGGGCGTGCTGCTGGCAGTGGCCTTCGTCTACACCACGCCCTGGGACAACTACCTGGTCTACGTGGGCGGCTGGGAGTACCCGCCCGAGCGGGTGCTGGGCACCGTAGGCTACGTGCCGTACGAGGAATACGCCTTTTTCCTGCTGCAGACCCTGCTCAGCAGCCTCCTGCTGCTGTGGCTGATGCGGCGCTCCGGCACTCCCGCGCAGGTGTCGCCCCGGCCAGGGCTGACCCGCTGGGGCATGGCCACGCTGTGGCTGGGCGGGGCGATGCTGGGCGCGGCGGCGCTGGTCAGCGGCTACGCGCCCGCCACCTATTTCGGGCTGATTACGGCCTGGGCGCTGCCGGTGCTGGCCGGGCAGTGGGCTTTTGGCGGCGACCTGATTCTGGGCCGGGCGCGGCTGTTCTGGACCGCCGTAACCCTGCCCACGCTGTACCTGTGGGCCGCCGACGCGTTTGCGCTGCACAACGGCATCTGGAGCGTGTCGGACGCGCTGACGCTGGGACCCAAGGTAGGACCGCTGCCGCTGGAAGAGATGCTGTTTTTCCTGGTAACCAACCTGCTGGTGGTCACCGGGCTGATGCTCTTCCTGCACCCGCAGGCGCTGCGGCGGCTGGAAGGGGCGCGCCCCTTCCTGAAGCCGTGGCTGGGGCTGCTGGCCGGCTACCTGCTGCTCAAGATTCCGGTGCCGCTGTGGCCGGCCGGCTTCCCGCTGCTGGCGACCCTCAGCACTGGGGCACTGTTCGGCGCGGCGCTGCTGTACGCCGCCGAGCGGGTGGGCTGGGGCCGGGCTGCCGGGCTGGCGGCGCTGTGCTTCGGAGCCGGCTGGGCGGTGGAATACCTGGGCAGCACCACCGGCTTTCCGTTCGGGAGGTACAGCTACGCAGGTGCCCCGGGCCTGACCCTGCTGGGCGTGCCGCTGCTGGTGCCGCTGGGCTGGTTCGCACTCACGCTGGCCGCCACTGTCCTCAGCCGGGGCCGGCCCTGGCTGGCCGGGCTGCTGCTGGCTGCCTGGGATGTGGGCCTGGAGCCGCTGATGACCTCGCAGGGCTTCTGGACCTGGAGCGACCCTGCGCCGCTGTGGGCCGGCGCACCGCTGCAGAACTTCGTGGGCTGGTGGGCGGTGGGCAGCCTGCTGAGCCTGGCCGTGACCCGGATTGCGCCGGAGCTTAGGCGCCCTGCCGGCAGCGGCCCCGACCTGTCGCTGGCCTACCTGACCGAGCTGTTTTTCCTGCCGGGCGGCCTGCTGCTGCTGGGGCAACCCGGCGCGGCTGCCGTCACCCTGCTGGCGATGCTGGCGGCCCTGGCCCTGGCGCGCCGGCTGACCCCGGATGCCAGACTGGGAGGCGCATGA
- a CDS encoding YpdA family putative bacillithiol disulfide reductase: MTTEPNPGIPNPEPQGGLYDVAIVGGGPVGLAAAIACKRSGLSYVVLEKGCVVNAIFDYPTDMTFFTTAPELEIGGHPFVSPFDKPKRVDALQYYRKVTQAEGLNVRQYTRVEKVHAAPAGFTLQVEAQDGRQDVVEARRVVVATGYYDSPVPLDIPGEDSENVSHYYTEAHPFFGLNVTIIGAGNSAADAALDLMNAGANVTMVVRGEGIRSTVKYWVKPNLENRIKEGRIGAHFRSQVVEILPDAVRVQREDGTTFLLPTHFTFAMTGYLPNLDFLEGLDLRTLPDECLVLSEHHESTVPGLFVAGSAGYAGRTNQVFIENGRIHAEEAVAEIARQLAQAEAQATARSGEMA, from the coding sequence ATGACAACCGAACCGAACCCCGGCATTCCCAACCCGGAACCCCAGGGCGGCCTGTACGACGTCGCCATCGTGGGCGGCGGCCCGGTAGGCCTCGCAGCGGCCATCGCCTGCAAGCGCTCGGGCCTGAGCTACGTGGTCCTGGAAAAAGGCTGCGTGGTCAACGCCATTTTCGACTATCCCACCGACATGACCTTTTTTACCACTGCGCCGGAACTGGAAATCGGCGGGCACCCCTTTGTCAGCCCCTTTGACAAGCCCAAGCGCGTGGATGCCTTGCAGTACTACCGCAAGGTGACGCAGGCCGAGGGGCTGAACGTGCGCCAGTACACCCGCGTGGAGAAGGTTCACGCCGCGCCCGCTGGCTTCACGCTGCAAGTCGAAGCGCAGGACGGCCGCCAGGACGTGGTCGAAGCGCGGCGCGTCGTGGTGGCCACCGGCTACTACGACAGCCCGGTGCCGCTGGATATTCCCGGCGAGGACAGCGAAAACGTCAGCCACTACTACACCGAAGCCCACCCCTTTTTCGGCCTGAACGTGACCATCATCGGGGCCGGCAACTCGGCCGCCGACGCAGCTCTGGACCTGATGAACGCCGGGGCCAACGTGACGATGGTGGTGCGCGGCGAGGGCATCCGCTCTACCGTCAAGTACTGGGTCAAGCCCAACCTCGAAAACCGCATCAAGGAGGGGCGCATCGGCGCGCACTTCCGCTCGCAGGTCGTAGAAATCCTCCCCGACGCCGTGCGCGTGCAGCGTGAAGACGGCACCACCTTCTTGCTGCCGACCCACTTCACCTTCGCCATGACCGGCTACCTGCCCAACCTGGACTTTCTGGAAGGGCTGGACCTGCGTACCCTCCCCGACGAGTGCCTGGTGCTGTCGGAGCACCACGAAAGCACTGTGCCGGGCCTGTTCGTGGCGGGGAGCGCCGGCTACGCGGGGCGCACCAATCAGGTCTTTATCGAGAACGGCCGCATTCATGCCGAAGAAGCGGTGGCCGAAATCGCCCGGCAGCTGGCCCAGGCGGAAGCTCAGGCCACAGCGCGGTCAGGGGAAATGGCATAA
- a CDS encoding lysophospholipid acyltransferase family protein, with protein MTSSASDFPWVAPMLRATIGRDLRRSLSGFWVRGTLPAGGAVLAANHGSWWDGYLLLHLGWEFGHPARIMMNAPELGRFPFLQRIGCTPPERRRELARAAQAGEWVMIFPEGALQPPGSLLAPLQPGAAWLARSASTPAKPVPLIPVALRVLLRADRTPAAFARFGRPCAPDDLGRALARELAGLDADLQAADLYRPPEGYLALWRGQGAQQQETPASRLLTRITGDRL; from the coding sequence ATGACCTCTTCTGCCAGTGACTTTCCCTGGGTGGCCCCGATGCTGCGCGCCACCATCGGCCGTGACCTGCGCCGCAGTCTCAGCGGGTTCTGGGTGCGCGGCACCCTGCCGGCGGGCGGCGCCGTGCTGGCCGCCAACCACGGCAGCTGGTGGGACGGCTACCTGCTGCTGCACCTCGGCTGGGAGTTCGGACACCCCGCCCGCATCATGATGAATGCGCCGGAACTGGGCCGCTTTCCGTTCTTGCAGCGCATCGGCTGCACGCCCCCGGAGCGCCGGCGTGAACTGGCCCGCGCCGCGCAGGCGGGCGAGTGGGTGATGATTTTCCCCGAAGGTGCCCTGCAACCCCCCGGCAGCCTCCTGGCCCCGCTGCAGCCCGGCGCGGCCTGGCTGGCCCGCAGCGCCAGCACGCCAGCCAAGCCGGTGCCGCTGATTCCGGTGGCTCTGCGGGTCCTACTGCGGGCCGACCGCACCCCGGCGGCCTTTGCCCGCTTCGGCCGCCCCTGCGCCCCGGACGACCTGGGCCGCGCACTCGCGCGCGAGCTGGCGGGGCTGGACGCCGACCTGCAGGCCGCCGACCTCTACCGGCCGCCGGAAGGGTATCTGGCGCTGTGGCGTGGGCAGGGGGCGCAGCAGCAGGAAACGCCCGCTTCCCGCCTGCTGACCCGTATCACCGGAGACCGGCTGTGA
- a CDS encoding helix-turn-helix transcriptional regulator: MVAKASGRPSPPPLYNRLPVLRAERGLSRQDLAAAIAVNYQTIGYLERGEYAPSLDLAFRLSEFFGLPIEAIFSRTPFTPLSEEVYGGKK; the protein is encoded by the coding sequence ATGGTTGCCAAAGCATCTGGGCGGCCCTCGCCCCCGCCGCTCTACAACCGTCTTCCCGTTCTGCGGGCTGAGCGGGGCTTGAGCCGACAGGACTTGGCCGCCGCTATAGCCGTGAATTACCAGACCATCGGGTATCTGGAGCGGGGCGAGTACGCCCCCAGCCTTGACCTCGCCTTTCGCCTCAGCGAGTTCTTCGGGCTGCCCATTGAGGCGATTTTTAGCCGCACACCGTTTACACCGCTGAGTGAAGAAGTGTATGGAGGAAAGAAATGA